Proteins encoded by one window of Castor canadensis chromosome 2, mCasCan1.hap1v2, whole genome shotgun sequence:
- the Rarres2 gene encoding retinoic acid receptor responder protein 2, translated as MWWLLIPLALWLSTVGVSGTELTGVQRRGLQVALEEFHKHPPVQWVFQETSVDNVTDTQFPAGTFVRLEFKIQQTSCPKKDWRKPDCKVKPNGRKRKCLACIKLDPEGKVLGRMVHCPIQMQGRQEPQEHQEPQCSRVEQAGEDSHSYKFPGQFAFVKSPYHS; from the exons ATGTGGTGGCTGCTGATCCCACTGGCCCTGTGGCTGAGCACTGTGGGCGTGAGCGGGACTGAGCTCACTGGCGTACAGCGCAGGGGCCTGCAGGTGGCCCTGGAGGAGTTCCACAAGCACCCCCCTGTGCAGTGGGTCTTCCAGGAAACCAGTGTGGACAACGTCACAGACACG CAGTTCCCAGCAGGCACCTTTGTGAGGCTGGAATTTAAGATCCAGCAGACCAGCTGTCCCAAGAAGGACTGGAGGAAACCTGACTGCAAAGTCAAGCCCAATGGG AGAAAGCGTAAATGCCTGGCCTGCATCAAACTGGATCCTGAGGGTAAAGTCCTAGGCCGGATGGTCCACTGCCCTATACAGATGCAAGGGCGACAA GAGCCCCAGGAGCATCAGGAGCCCCAGTGCAGCAGAGTGGAGCAAGCCGGTGAGGACTCCCACAGCTATAAGTTCCCTGGACAGTTTGCTTTCGTCAAGTCTCCATATCACAGTTGA
- the Lrrc61 gene encoding leucine-rich repeat-containing protein 61, producing the protein MEPPGENPGEAEGLRITPQLLKSRTGEFALESILLLKLRGLGLVDLGCLGECLGLEWLDLSGNALTQLSPLASLRQLAVLNVSNNRLTGLEPLAACENLQSLNAAGNLLATPGQLQCLAGLQGLQHLRLRDPLARLSNPLCASPSYWGVVRELLPGLKVIDGERVSGRGSELYQLCRDLDSSLRSSSSPGPRATEAQPWVEPGYWESWPTRSSSILEEACRQFQDTLQECLDLDRQASDSLAQAQQVLSPVGTISSLVL; encoded by the coding sequence ATGGAGCCTCCTGGTGAGAATCCAGGAGAGGCTGAAGGGCTACGCATCACACCCCAGCTGCTGAAGTCACGCACGGGAGAGTTTGCCCTAGAGTCCATCCTGTTGCTGAAGCTGCGAGGCTTGGGGCTGGTGGACCTGGGCTGCCTAGGAGAGTGCCTAGGCCTTGAGTGGCTGGACCTGTCTGGCAATGCACTTACCCAGCTGAGCCCACTGGCTTCCTTGCGCCAACTGGCAGTGCTCAATGTTTCCAATAATCGGTTGACAGGGCTGGAGCCACTTGCCGCCTGTGAAAACCTGCAGAGTCTCAATGCAGCGGGCAACCTGCTGGCCACTCCTGGCCAGCTGCAGTGTCTAGCTGGGCTGCAGGGCCTCCAGCACCTGCGGCTCCGCGACCCTTTGGCACGGCTCAGCAACCCACTGTGTGCCAGCCCCTCCTACTGGGGTGTGGTTCGAGAGCTGCTACCTGGCCTGAAGGTCATAGACGGGGAGCGTGTGAGTGGGCGAGGCAGTGAGCTCTACCAGTTGTGCCGAGACCTGGACAGCTCCCTGCGCTCCAGCTCCAGCCCAGGTCCCAGAGCTACTGAGGCCCAGCCCTGGGTAGAGCCTGGGTACTGGGAGTCCTGGCCTACCCGAAGCAGTTCCATCCTGGAGGAGGCCTGCCGGCAGTTCCAGGACACCCTACAGGAGTGCCTGGACCTGGACCGCCAGGCTAGTGACAGCTTGGCCCAGGCCCAGCAGGTTCTTAGCCCTGTGGGCACCATCTCTTCCCTTGTCCTCTGA